Proteins co-encoded in one Fusarium musae strain F31 chromosome 3, whole genome shotgun sequence genomic window:
- a CDS encoding hypothetical protein (EggNog:ENOG41~BUSCO:EOG09264LJU), giving the protein MQPLARPAVRLVWNHARFGLDRSARAGRSCWSPSIVQSSTICVRCNFQAIGLRSRLYSTERPPRDSEKSSRTNKDVEDELESILKPRPNVFKELQPPADIPKLKDVKSTNATPESAAPKDTEPEPPKAETDTKPSDETSPSQAPSGLQNLRHLTLNHMNELKERFSGAMDRLQSRAMNASQTLNDITGYTDIEAIKHQNAKLEADLAAAHERVREARQEYKTSNASRATTQREVTTLLARKDSWSPIDLERFTELYRADHTLEGKVASSQEALTEAEMEEQRLSQQLNAGILKRYHEEQIWSDRIRRASTWGTWGLMGMNFLLFVILQFVAEPWKRRRLVRGVVAEEKAVLEEVRGELEQVKLAIENQKTLSTVERTSEAEAEAIAEAVASENVLPGESLMVEETKSSQEPIAAFESVAEVPFSEPLPTRMWQEALMDPEWWKAKSQDIYSERRIDLRMRDVSLLVLEGALAGAVFTGSIALLLVRRS; this is encoded by the coding sequence ATGCAGCCGCTTGCTCGTCCTGCGGTTCGGCTTGTCTGGAACCATGCGCGATTTGGGCTTGATCGATCCGCGAGGGCCGGGAGGTCTTGCTGGAGCCCCTCGATAGTGCAGAGCTCAACAATATGTGTGCGATGCAATTTCCAGGCCATTGGTCTCCGATCAAGACTCTATTCGACGGAGCGGCCACCTAGAGATTCTGAGAAGAGTTCGAGGACGAATAaagatgtcgaggatgagcTTGAATCTATACTTAAACCTCGGCCAAACGTTTTCAAAGAGCTTCAACCGCCTGCCGATATACCCAAGTTGAAAGATGTCAAATCTACCAATGCCACCCCCGAAAGTGCTGCCCCTAAAGACACAGAACCCGAGCCACCCAAGGCCGAGACAGATACAAAGCCTAGCGATGAAACCTCTCCATCGCAAGCACCATCAGGTCTTCAAAACCTGCGACACCTTACCCTGAACCATATGAACGAATTGAAGGAGAGATTTAGCGGTGCTATGGATAGACTGCAATCCCGAGCAATGAATGCCTCACAAACGCTGAACGATATTACCGGATACACAGACatcgaggccatcaagcaTCAAAATGCCAAGCTGGAAGCAGACCTTGCAGCAGCTCATGAGCGGGTCCGCGAGGCTCGTCAGGAATACAAGACATCGAACGCCAGTCGTGCGACAACACAACGTGAGGTCACAACACTATTAGCGCGGAAGGATAGCTGGTCCCCTATCGATCTTGAGCGCTTTACTGAGTTATACCGGGCCGATCATACTTTGGAGGGCAAGGTCGCATCGTCCCAAGAGGCTCTAACGGAGGCTGAGATGGAAGAGCAGCGCCTTAGCCAGCAACTAAATGCTGGAATCCTGAAACGTTACCACGAAGAACAAATTTGGAGTGATCGTATCCGACGGGCGAGTACCTGGGGTACCTGGGGCCTGATGGGCATGAACTTCCTTTTGTTCGTTATCCTACAATTCGTGGCAGAGCcctggaagagaaggagactgGTCAGGGGCGTTgtggctgaggagaaggctgTTCTGGAGGAGGTTCGCGGTGAGCTTGAACAGGTCAAGCTGGCTATCGAGAACCAAAAGACCCTGTCAACCGTTGAGAGAACCTCTGAGGCCGAGGCTGAGGCAATTGCTGAAGCCGTGGCGTCAGAGAACGTGTTGCCAGGTGAGAGCCTCATGGTGGAGGAAACAAAATCCAGTCAGGAACCAATTGCCGCCTTTGAATCAGTGGCTGAAGTGCCTTTCTCGGAACCTCTGCCCACGCGGATGTGGCAAGAAGCTCTTATGGATCCAGAATGGTGGAAAGCCAAATCGCAAGACATCTACAGCGAGCGACGGATAGATCTTCGCATGCGGGACGTTTCATTATTGGTACTGGAGGGCGCATTAGCAGGCGCTGTGTTTACAGGAAGTATTGCGCTGCTTTTGGTTCGAAGATCATGA
- a CDS encoding hypothetical protein (EggNog:ENOG41) produces MASSDTPALKNDPKFIFFTDFDGTVTTADSNDYMTDNLGFGVERRRQLNKDVLYGNMHFRDSFVEMLDSVKTPFDECIQILLKNIKLDPGFKEFYDWAQENNVPIVILSGGMTPVIRALLDTLLGPGWDIQIVSNDVKAREGKTLKDEGGWQIEFHDDSIHGHDKSIEIRKYSSLPNRPTMFYAGDGVSDLSAAKETDLLFAKADKDLVTWCENENVPFVTFRDWSSITQTVKDIAAGTVSVKDAARGRI; encoded by the exons ATGGCTTCCTCCGATACGCCAGCTCTCAAGAACGATCCCAAGTTCATCTTCTTTACCGACTTTGACGGGACAGTAACCACCGCCGATTCTAATGACTACATGACCGACAACCTTGGCTTCGGTGTTGAGCGCCGTCGTCAGCTTAACAAGGACGTTCTTTATGGAAACATGCATTTCCGCGACAGCTTCGTTGAGATGCTGGACAGCGTCAAGACCCCTTTCGATGAGTGCATTCAGATTCTCCTCAAGAACATTAAGCTCGATCCTGGCTTCAAGGAGTTCTACGATTGGGCTCAGGAGAACAATGTTCCCATTGTCATTCTCAGTGGCGGCATGACCCCTGTCATCCGAGCTCTTCTAGACACTCTTCTGGGTCCTGGTTGGGATATTCAGATTGTCAGCAACGATGTGAAGGCACGAGAGGGCAAGACTCTTAAGGATGAGGGAGGCTGGCAAATTGAGTTCCATGACGATAG TATTCATGGTCATGACAAGTCTATTGAGATCCGAAAGTACTCTTCGCTTCCTAACCGACCTACCATGTTCTACGCCGGTGATGGTGTCTCTGATCTTTCAGCGGCCAAGGAGACCGATCTTCTGTTTGCCAAGGCCGACAAGG ACCTTGTTACCTGGTGCGAGAACGAGAACGTTCCCTTTGTCACATTCCGTGACTGGTCTAGCATCACTCAGACTGTCAAGGACATTGCGGCCGGTACCGTCTCTGTCAAGGATGCTGCCCGTGGCCGTATCTAA
- a CDS encoding hypothetical protein (EggNog:ENOG41) produces MEPSILSGLSVVQPVPTTPAKQDMSRPLTALPTTTSRTHVGSGHRESIDLEILPVREDSKPENTSSEPADDLEMSQPGRPDSNTETVEVAPTIWDPFMNRFRLFSTCLSQINNALSDGATGALIPYMEKYYGIGYATVSLIFVGKAFGFIAAAVLIDMLKVKLGRAKLLGLSQALVTLAYIPIICGAPFIVVVLSFFFIGFSISINVAIGNLFCGGLQNGTFMLGVQHGTYGIGATIGPVVATALVTAANIVWNRYYIITCVLGALTVALGIWSFWRYEQELSPAARQRETAQVGDSMSNSIFLAMNLRIVFLGSLFIFAYQGAEVSISGWVISFLINDRDGDPSSVGYATAGFWAGITIGRFLLSAPAQRIGEKKLVYGLIIGAVAFQLLVWLIPNIVGNTIAVSIVGLLLGPIYPCASAVFLRGMTRREALTGIGMINACDSAGGAIAPFVTGLLAQAFGTFVLHPIVIFLFVIMLLCWYFIPAEEKRTE; encoded by the exons ATGGAGCCATCGATTCTTTCAGGTCTCTCAGTAGTTCAGCCAGTACCTACAACTCCGGCAAAGCAAGATATGTCTCGTCCATTGACAGCCCTGCCAACAACTACCTCGAGAACCCATGTCGGTTCAGGCCATAGAGAATCTATTGACCTCGAGATACTGCCAGTCCGAGAGGATTCAAAACCAGAAAATACATCTTCCGAACCTGCCGATGACTTGGAAATGAGTCAACCGGGTCGTCCAGATTCGAATACTGAGACTGTCGAAGTTGCACCAACTATCTGGGACCCTTTTATGAACCGCTTTAGACTTTTCTCGACCTGTCTATCCCAGATAAATAATGCTCTAAGCGATGGTGCTACTGGTGCATTGATCCCCTATATGGAGAA GTACTATGGCATTGGCTATGCCACCGTTTCTCTCATATTCGTCGGTAAAGCCTTTGGGTTCATTGCCGCCGCCGTACTCATCGATATGCTTAAAGTCAAACTCGGTCGAGCTAAACTTCTTGGTCTTAGCCAAGCCCTTGTCACTCTGGCATATATCCCCATCATCTGCGGGGCCCCTTTCATCGTTGTTGTTCTATCATTCTTCTTTATCGGCTTCAGCATCTCGATAAATGTGGCCATCGGAAACCTCTTCTGTGGTGGTCTGCAGAACGGAACATTCATGCTGGGTGTACAGCACGGGACTTACGGAATAGGGGCAACTATCGGCCCTGTCGTAGCAACCGCGCTCGTTACCGCTGCAAACATCGTGTGGAATAGATACTATATCATAACCTGTGTGCTCGGAGCTTTAACCGTCGCATTAGGAATATGGTCGTTCTGGAGATACGAACAGGAGTTGAGTCCTGCGGCGCGCCAGAGGGAGACAGCTCAAGTTGGAGACTCCATGTCGAACAGCATTTTTCTTGCTATGAATCTGCGTATCGTATTCCTTGGTtcactcttcatcttcgcctACCAGGGAGCCGAGGTCTCTATTTCTGGCTgggttatttcttttctcatCAACGACCGCGATGGTGATCCTTCTTCAGTTGGTTATGCAACAGCAGGTTTTTGGGCCGGTATCACTATCGGTCGATTCCTCCTTTCTGCCCCTGCGCAGCGAATCGGCGAGAAGAAACTTGTGTATGGTCTCATCATAGGAGCCGTTGCTTTTCAACTTCTGGTCTGGCTCATTCCTAACATTGTGGGCAACACTATCGCCGTATCTATTGTCGGTCTTCTCCTTGGTCCTATCTATCCGTGTGCCTCGGCCGTTTTCCTTCGAGGCATGACTAGACGGGAGGCTTTGACCGGTATTGGTATGATTAATGCTTGCGATAGCGCAGGCGGAGCTATTGCGCCCTTCGTCACGGGTCTTCTGGCCCAGGCGTTTGGCACCTTTGTCCTTCATCCGATTGTAATTTTCCTGTTTGTTATCATGTTGTTGTGCTGGTATTTTATTCCAGCTGAGGAAAAGAGGACTGAGTGA
- the ALG3 gene encoding dolichyl-P-Man:Man(5)GlcNAc(2)-PP-dolichol alpha-1,3-mannosyltransferase (EggNog:ENOG41~CAZy:GT58), which translates to MPESAPGTLGQGVRFLRNVLNGRHALSKLIPIALWLADALGCGLIIWKIPYTEIDWVAYMQQISQFVSGERDYTKMVGDTGPLVYPAAHVYTYTGLYYITDKGTNILLAQQIFAVLYMATLALVMLCYWKAKVPPYMFTFLIASKRLHSLFVLRCFNDCFAVFFLWLTIFLFQRRQWTVGSLVYSWGLGIKMSLLLPLPAIGVILFLGRGLWPSLRLAWLMAQVQFAIGIPFITQNPRGYAARAFELSRQFQFKWTVNWRMLGEEVFLSKYFAISLLACHVLVLLIFISKRWIQPTGRSLYDLIPSFLRLKSPFTMQEQLRISHYVTPEYVMTTMLSANLIGLLFARSLHYQFYAYLAWATPYLLWRATEDPVIVTIIWAAQEWAWNVYPSTDLSSTIAVNTMLATVVLVYLGTARLAVPVPAARVGNVDDKNK; encoded by the exons ATGCCAGAATCTGCACCTGGCACCCTGGGCCAGGGCGTGCGCTTCCTGAGAAACGTCCTCAATGGCCGCCATGCGCTCTCCAAGCTCATCCCCATCGCGCTCTGGCTGGCTGACGCGCTTGGTTGTGGCTTGATCATATGGAAGATCCCAT ATACTGAGATCGACTGGGTTGCGTACATGCAGCAGATTTCGCAGTTTGTATCGGGCGAGAGAGACTATACCAAGATGGTGGGCGATACTGGTCCCTTGGTGTATCCAGCGGCGCATGTCTACACTTACACGGGACTTTACTATATCACGGACAAAGGCACGAATATTCTTCTGGCGCAGCAAATATTTGCTGTGTTGTATATGGCTACGTTGGCATTGGTAATGCTCTGCTATTGGAAAGCCAAA GTCCCTCCGTACATGTTCACCTTCCTAATCGCCTCTAAACGACTTCATAGCCTCTTCGTCCTACGATGTTTCAATGACTGCTTCGCCGTTTTCTTCCTATGGCTGACCATCTTCCTTTTCCAGCGCCGACAATGGACCGTTGGAAGTCTGGTGTATTCTTGGGGTCTTGGGATCAAAATGTCGTTACTGCTGCCTCTACCTGCCATTGGCGTCATTCTTTTCCTGGGTAGAGGACTATGGCCTAGCCTTCGTCTCGCATGGCTCATGGCACAGGTCCAGTTCGCCATCGGAATTCCGTTTATCACCCAAAACCCTCGTGGGTATGCGGCTAGGGCCTTTGAGCTGTCACGACAGTTTCAATTCAAGTGGACGGTCAATTGGCGCATGTTGGGCGAGGAAGTTTTCCTCAGCAAGTATTTTGCTATATCTCTTCTGGCCTGCCACGTTCTGGTGCTCctgatcttcatctccaagagATGGATCCAACCGACTGGACGATCGCTCTACGACCTGATTCCCTCATTCTTGCGACTCAAGTCCCCATTTACCATGCAGGAACAGCTTCGCATCTCCCACTACGTCACCCCCGAGTACGTCATGACTACCATGCTCTCCGCCAACCTCATTGGTCTTCTGTTCGCTCGGTCACTACACTACCAGTTCTATGCCTATCTCGCCTGGGCGACACCCTATCTCCTCTGGCGAGCCACTGAAGACCCCGTTATCGTGACAATTATCTGGGCCGCGCAGGAATGGGCTTGGAACGTATACCCTAGCACCGACCTCAGCTCAACCATCGCTGTCAACACAATGCTGGCGACCGTTGTGTTGGTGTATCTGGGAACAGCCAGACTTGCCGTTCCTGTTCCCGCTGCCAGAGTCGGGAATGTTGATGATAAGAACAAATAG
- a CDS encoding hypothetical protein (EggNog:ENOG41), with product MSSLFRLMRPVAQAARSGAVTFAARPFHTTAARLAVQNIETTKEFKDLVSTTDKAVLIDCFATWCGPCKAISPILNKLSEEKALSDSIQFVKFDVDELPDLTAELGVRAMPTFFVFKHGRKVDELVGANPQALQSMLAKHAA from the exons ATGTCCTCTCTCTTCCGTCTTATGCGGCCTGTCGCCCAGGCTGCTCGATCTGGCGCCGTAACTTTCGCCGCTCGGCCATTCCATACCACGGCTGCTCGACTCGCTGTGCAGAACATCGAGAC AACAAAAGAGTTTAAGGACCTTGTTTCCACAACAGACAAGGCTGTTCTTATTGACTGCTTCGCGACATGGTGCGGTCCTTGCAAGGCCATCTCTCCCATCCTCAACAA GCTCTCGGAAGAGAAGGCTCTTTCAGACAGCATCCAATTCGTCAAgtttgatgtcgatgagcttcCCGACCTGACCGCTGAGCTCGGCGTCCGCGCTATGCCAactttcttcgtcttcaagcACGGAAGaaaggttgatgagttggtCGGTGCTAACCCTCAAGCCCTTCAGTCGATGCTGGCGAAGCATGCTGCATGA
- the NUF2 gene encoding kinetochore-associated Ndc80 complex subunit nuf2, whose amino-acid sequence MAYNPRMSIIPTSQQQSRTRKKEEEADAFMRLPDREIVGCITDIGINFTVADLQKPNAAHVQQIFEWFAELLLNATRETVEPAMRAAAEDIVGEYSDVIPPDTRNLMGFYVSLRRLLFECGITDFSFNDLYKPTYDRLVKIFSYLINFVRFRESQTAVIDQYYNKAESTKTRIETLYAENQENEGRLEDMKHNRKAMEAQVREKTMRNEELKKRLLELRRNQERVAARLEEAKQKKGELTAVLEQKTHEKVTLKQESTKLRPYVLQSASDLQENLAELREILNNDKSHIDALDRRARALQTSTDSFSVVSTDVASCIKILDEIAAELAKEEEELARNAKQRDALSERGNNAREVERTETMLKRQLSKWTERTEKLREQSNQKAREAKEKMHELRAVHKQLTEEQTEKGKEMEVRRVRIEQTEKKMLDLKENIENEVHSAHEEYRKMEAHIKLYIAEMEQAIA is encoded by the exons ATGGCGTACAATCCGCGAATGAGTATTATTCCAACCTCGCAGCAGCAATCGCGGACACGAaaaaaggaggaagaggcagatGCTTTTATGCGTCTCCCTGACCGCGAAATCGTTGGCTGCATCACCGACATCGGCATCAACTTCACCGTCGCAGATCTTCAAAAGCCAAATGCAGCACATGTTCAGCAAATCTTTGAGTGGTTCGCCGAACTCCTCCTCAATGCGACACGTGAGACTGTTGAGCCGGCCATGCGAGCTGCCGCCGAGGATATTGTTGGAGAATACTCGGATGTCATCCCTCCGGACACTCGCAACCTGATGGGCTTTTATGTGTCGCTGCGCAGGCTGTTGTTTGAGTGCGGCATCACCGACTTCAGCTTCAACGACCTGTATAAGCCGACATATGATCGCCTCGTCAAGATCTTCAGTTACCTAATCAATTTTGTTCGATTCCGCGAGTCACAAACGGCTGTTATCGACCAGTACTATAACAAGGCAGAGTCGACAAAGACACGCATTGAGACGCTCTATGCCGAGAACCAGGAGAACGAGGGTCGTCTGGAAGACATGAAACACAACCGCAAGGCCATGGAGGCGCAAGTCCGAGAAAAGACGATGAGGAAcgaggagctcaagaagagacTGCTAGAGCTTCGACGGAACCAGGAAAGGGTGGCTGCACGTCTAGAAGAGGCCAAACAAAAGAAGGGCGAGCTCACTGCAGTGTTGGAACAAAAGACCCACGAAAAGGTTACCTTGAAACAGGAAAGCACAAAGCTGCGACCTTATGTGCTCCAGAGCGCCTCAGATCTTCAGGAGAACTTGGCCGAGCTGCGTGAAATTCTGAACAACGATAAATCACACATCGACGCATTGGACCGGAGAGCACGAGCCCTGCAGACCTCGACAGATTCATTCTCAGTCGTCTCAACAGATGTTGCATCATGCATCAAGATCCTCGATGAGATCGCTGCAGAGCTggccaaggaagaggaagaactaGCACGTAATGCAAAGCAGCGTGATGCCCTCTCAGAGCGCGGTAACAACGCGCGTGAAGTCGAGCGCACCGAGACTATGCTGAAACGTCAGTTGAGCAAGTGGACAGAGAGGACAGAGAAACTCCGCGAGCAGAGCAACCAGAAGGCGAGGGAggcgaaggagaagatgcaCGAGCTGCGGGCAGTGCACAAGCAGCTCACTGAGGAGCAGactgagaagggcaaggagatggaggttcGACGTGTTAGAATCGAGCAGACTGAGAAAAAG ATGCTTGACTTGAAGGAGAACATTGAGAATGAGGTTCATAGTGCGCATGAAGAGTACCGCAAGATGGAGGCACATATCAAGTTGTACATTGCTGAGATGGAGCAGGCCATTGCTTAG
- a CDS encoding hypothetical protein (EggNog:ENOG41~BUSCO:EOG09260VHV), with translation MESIARISSLMETARELTLDAAQATRGARTSSRPLDRNQMRKLLDSRNEREVLEGLRRVMAMMYRNHKTLPFFSSVVKNVASPNIEIKKLVYIYLIHHAEQEPDLALLSINTIQKSLSDQNPQVRALALKTMSGIRVPVISQIVSLAIKKGVADMSPYVRKAAALAIPKCHRLDPSQAPQLIDYLTTLLGDKQYYVAGAAVSAFLEICPDRIDLIHKHYRTLIKQVVDMDEWSQLATLRLMMYYARKCFPRGTESPDESTENSEDQRVDDFYGESRQGSQSQGSSVLDPDLALLLNGIRPLLQSRNAGVVVAVTRCYVDIGTPEYVKQAIGPLIALLRGAQDIQETALFNIVSVCLLRPTEFVKYASHFLVRATDTAPVWELKLEILTIIFPHSPPHVKSLILKELEHFSQGTNKALVREAVRAIGRCAQTDTSAAPRCLKLLLGQITSLDGTLAAESLTVIRHLIQQDVQGHVGTVVRLAKNLDSATDPQARATIIWLVGEFSGLNGEDNIAPDVLRILLKEFSNESPVAKQQILLLGAKVYLHHLNRRTEAEKERDAEEGPPMDTDTHPIVRLWEYVLLLVRYDTSFDLRDRARMYRSLLAVPQLATLMLLAEKPAPHAPSPSESRKGFLLGSSTLVLAGGGGIHGLRGYEPLPDWVEEGKQPDRRLREPEGSQSSRYDVERSTLPASERLDEAAKTVMPSRSNGTGTGTGEAVGAKTLDDWLAEEEQESEETEEETEEESSEEEDDDEEEDDDEEEEETDSDDGGEADRLVKS, from the exons ATGGAGTCCATAGCGAGGATCTCGAGTCTCATGGAGACCG CGAGGGAGCTCACCCTCGATGCTGCCCAGGCGACGCGCGGTGCGCGCACGAGCTCAAGACCTTTGGATCGAAACcagatgaggaagttgtTGGATAGTAGGAACGAGCGTGAGGTCCTCGAGGGTCTACGGCGTGTTATGGCG ATGATGTATCGAAACCACAAGACTCTAccgttcttctcttccgtcGTCAAGAATGTCGCCTCGCCGAATATCGAAatcaagaagcttgtctACATATACCTCATCCACCATGCCGAACAGGAGCCAGATCTCGCACTCCTCTCCATCAACACTATTCAGAAGTCCTTATCCGACCAGAACCCCCAAGTCCGAGCTCTCGCCCTTAAGACCATGTCCGGAATTCGAGTCCCCGTCATCAGCCAGATTGTATCTCTCGCTATCAAGAAGGGTGTGGCCGACATGAGCCCCTACGTGCGGAAAGCAGCTGCCCTTGCGATTCCGAAATGTCATCGATTAGACCCGAGTCAAGCGCCGCAGTTGATCGATTATTTGACGACTTTGCTAGGTGACAAGCAATACTATGTTGCTGGAGCTGCCGTGTCAGCTTTCCTCGAGATATGCCCCGACCGGATAGACCTTATTCACAAGCATTATCGCACGCTGATCAAGCAAGTGGTGGATATGGACGAATGGAGTCAACTGGCAACACTACGATTGATGATGTATTATGCGAGAAAGTGCTTCCCTCGAGGGACAGAGTCGCCAGACGAATCGACCGAAAATTCTGAGGACCAGCGAGTGGACGACTTCTACGGGGAATCGCGACAAGGTAGTCAAAGTCAGGGGTCTTCAGTGCTTGACCCGGATCTGGCATTGCTGCTAAATGGCATCAGACCTTTACTGCAGAGTAGGaatgctggtgttgttgtcgcTGTCACTCGGTGCTATGTCGATATCGGAACACCCGAGTACGTGAAGCAGGCTATTGGCCCCCTGATCGCCTTGCTTCGTGGAGCTCAGGATATCCAGGAGACTGCCTTGTTCAACATCGTCTCCGTCTGTCTTCTTCGACCCACTGAGTTTGTCAAATATGCCAGCCATTTCCTGGTTCGGGCCACCGATACTGCCCCTGTGTGGGAATTGAAGTTGGAGATCCTGACGATCATATTCCCTCACAGCCCCCCACACGTTAAAAGTCTTATTCTGAAGGAACTTGAACACTTCTCCCAAGGAACGAACAAAGCCCTAGTTCGAGAGGCGGTGCGTGCTATTGGCCGCTGCGCCCAGACTGATACCTCTGCAGCTCCTCGATGCTTGAAGTTACTCCTGGGTCAAATTACTAGCTTGGACGGCACTCTCGCTGCCGAGTCACTGACAGTCATTCGTCACCTGATACAACAGGACGTCCAGGGACATGTTGGGACGGTTGTTCGCCTAGCAAAGAATCTCGACTCTGCAACTGACCCTCAGGCTCGTGCTACAATCATCTGGCTCGTGGGTGAATTCTCAGGTCTAAATGGAGAGGACAACATTGCGCCAGATGTTCTTCGCATCTTGCTCAAGGAGTTTTCTAATGAATCTCCAGTTGCTAAGCAACAGATTTTGCTCTTGGGGGCCAAGGTTTACCTCCACCATCTCAACCGCAGGACTGAAGCTGAAAAGGAGAGGGATGCTGAGGAGGGCCCGCCTATGGATACAGATACTCATCCTATCGTAAGGTTATGGGAATACGTCCTGCTACTAGTGAGATATGATACATCGTTCGATCTCCGTGATCGCGCGAGAATGTATCGATCACTTCTTGCAGTTCCCCAGCTGGCGACACTGATGCTCCTTGCTGAGAAGCCAGCGCCACATGCCCCGAGTCCATCAGAATCTCGAAAGGGATTCCTCTTGGGTTCTTCCACATTGGTGCTTGCAGGTGGTGGGGGTATTCATGGTCTTCGGGGATATGAACCTTTACCTGACTGGGTCGAGGAAGGAAAACAGCCTGATCGCCGACTTCGAGAACCTGAAGGCAGTCAAAGTTCTAGGTACGACGTAGAAAGAAGTACACTTCCTGCCAGTGAGAGGCTCGATGAGGCGGCCAAGACAGTCATGCCTAGTAGGTCAAACGGCACAGGGACAGGCACGGGTGAAGCAGTGGGTGCCAAGACTCTTGATGACTGGCttgcagaagaagagcaagaaagcGAGGAGACGGAGGAAGAGACAGAAGAGGAATCatcggaggaggaggacgacgatgaggaagaagatgatgacgaggaggaagaagagacggATAGCGATGACGGTGGAGAAGCCGATAGACTGGTCAAATCCTAA
- a CDS encoding hypothetical protein (EggNog:ENOG41~BUSCO:EOG09264KK7) — MASHDDDTMPEETQGYKLSQPKQSLAEYQQMDAGDESLQRYKESLGLGGGTDISDPNDPRVCIILSLTMDSPGRPPVTIDLSTPGSETTLKDKPFNIKEGAKFTMSAKFKVQHEILSGLHYVQVVKRKGIRVSKDSEMIGSYAPNTDKQPTYVKKFQEEEAPSGMLARGHYNAISSFVDDDKKKHLEFEWSFDIAKDW, encoded by the exons ATGGCTTCTCACGACGATGATACTATGCCCGAGGAGACTCAGGGCTACAAGCTCTCTCAGCCCAAGCAGAGTCTGGCTGAGTACCAGCAGATGG ATGCCGGCGATGAGTCTCTCCAGCGATATAAGGAGTCCCTCGGTCTCGGTGGTGGTACTGACATCTCCGACCCCAACGACCCCCGAGTCTGCATCATTCTCTCACTGACCATGGACTCTCCTGGTCGCCCTCCCGTCACCATCGATCTCTCTACCCCCGGAAGCGAGACCACCCTCAAGGACAAGCctttcaacatcaaggaGGGCGCCAAGTTCACCATGAgcgccaagttcaaggtccaGCACGAGATTCTCAGCGGTCTTCACTACGTCCAGGTCGTCAAGCGAAAGGGTATCCGAGTCTCCAAGGACTCTGAGATGATTGGCAGCTATGCTCCCAACACTGATAAGCAGCCCACCTACGTCAAGAAGT TCCAAGAGGAGGAGGCACCTAGCGGCATGCTTGCTCGTGGTCACTACAACGCCATCTCTAGCTTCGTGGACGACGATAAGAAGAAGCATCTCGAGTTTGAGTGGAGTTTCGACATCGCCAAGGACTGGTAG
- a CDS encoding hypothetical protein (EggNog:ENOG41) produces MFSVETISLLVCLKLRYPNRVHLIRGNHESRGVTQSYGFYTECSRKYGNANVWHYFTDMFDFLTLSVVINDQIFCVHGDRFREIPHEGPMADLVWSDPDPERDEFSLSPRGAGYTFGAQVVKKFLAVNNMSHILRAHQLCQEGFQVLYDDRLSTVWSAPNYCYRCGNMASVLEVSDTGERFFNVFAAAPENDVHKDLQPGNEKSADGNALPDYFL; encoded by the exons ATGTTCAGTGTCGAAACAATATCGCTACTCGTTTGCTTGAAACTACGGTACCCTAATCGCGTACATCTCATTCGAGGAAATCATGAGTCGCGCGGTGTGACACAGTCGTATGGCTTCTATACAGAGTGCTCACGCAAATATGGTAATGCCAATGTGTGGCACTACTTTACAGACATGTTCGACTTTTTAACTTTGAGCGTTGTGATCAACGACCAAATATTTTGCGTTCACGGAG ATCGTTTCCGTGAGATCCCCCATGAAGGTCCCATGGCCGATCTCGTCTGGTCTGATCCTGACCCTGAGCGCGACGAGTTCTCCCTTTCACCCCGCGGCGCGGGGTACACTTTTGGAGCACAGGTTGTTAAGAAATTTCTGGCTGTCAACAATATGTCGCATATCCTCCGCGCCCACCAGCTCTGCCAGGAGGGCTTCCAGGTCCTTTACGATGATCGTCTCAGCACTGTCTGGAGTGCGCCCAACTACTGCTACCGTTGCGGAAACATGGCCAGTGTTCTTGAAGTGAGTGACACGGGCGAGCGTTTCTTCAACGTTTTTGCGGCCGCGCCCGAGAACGATGTTCACAAGGACCTCCAACCCGGAAACGAAAAGTCTGCCGACGGTAATGCATTGCCAGACTACTTCTTATAG